One stretch of Euphorbia lathyris chromosome 7, ddEupLath1.1, whole genome shotgun sequence DNA includes these proteins:
- the LOC136235595 gene encoding uncharacterized protein: MAGEPSPDFQDWELLVNSDSDAVNSPNSNNRNIEEIEADSEGVLRLDYFSLENDNRFAKPVSEQGSVDSDNPSWIDPGYENETRFQTRHTAEFWSDSGSDRSDEHREFDVKNELDVVDNGKNEVVAKEREFEGCEGKNERGFEEIVKGFEDFGEIQSTDKDLSKFWSDSGGDTLVMNEDSVVLAESKNGGDASEEEEEENLSAVTVGERKLGRDEERRKVVWWKVPFELLRYCVFRISPVWTFSMAAAVMGFVILGRRLYKMKRKARSIPLKVTVDDKKVSQFMSRAARLNEAFSVVRRVPIVRPLLPAASGVNSWPVMTLR, translated from the exons ATGGCAGGAGAGCCTTCGCCTGATTTCCAAGACTGGGAGCTGCTAGTCAATTCTGATTCTGACGCGGTTAATTCCCCCAATTCCAACAATAGgaatattgaagaaattgagGCTGATTCCGAAGGTGTTCTCAGGTTAGATTACTTTTCCCTTGAAAATGATAATCGATTTGCTAAACCTGTAAGTGAACAGGGCTCTGTTGATTCTGATAATCCTAGTTGGATTGATCCTGGGTATGAGAATGAAACTCGGTTTCAGACTAGGCATACTGCTGAGTTCTGGTCTGATTCCGGTAGCGATCGCTCTGATGAGCATAGGGAATTCGATGTGAAAAATGAATTGGATGTTGTTGATAACGGGAAAAACGAAGTTGTTGCTAAGGAAAGGGAATTCGAGGGTTGTGAGGGTAAAAATGAAAGGGGATTTGAGGAGATTGTGAAGGGTTTTGAAGATTTTGGGGAAATTCAGAGTACAGATAAGGATTTGAGCAAGTTCTGGTCTGATTCAGGTGGTGATACTCTTGTTATGAATGAGGATTCTGTGGTTTTGGCTGAATCAAAGAATGGTGGTGATGCTtccgaagaagaagaggaggagaatttGAGTGCTGTTACTGTTGGAGAAAGAAAATTAGGGCGTGATGAAGAGAGAAGGAAGGTAGTGTGGTGGAAGGTTCCTTTTGAGTTGTTGAGATATTGTGTTTTCAGGATTAGTCCTGTTTGGACTTTTTCTATGGCTGCAGCTGTTATGGGATTTGTTATCTTGGGGCGGAGATTGTACAAGATGAAGCGAAAGGCGAGAAGTATACCACTTAAGGTTACTGTTGATGATAAG AAGGTGTCACAGTTCATGAGCCGTGCTGCACGACTCAACGAAGCATTTTCAGTGGTGAGACGGGTCCCAATTGTACGGCCTTTGTTGCCAGCTGCATCCGGGGTGAATTCATGGCCTGTGATGACTTTAAGGTAA